One Coregonus clupeaformis isolate EN_2021a unplaced genomic scaffold, ASM2061545v1 scaf0053, whole genome shotgun sequence DNA segment encodes these proteins:
- the LOC121556099 gene encoding taste receptor type 1 member 1-like gives MAFSERFKFSSASYQQIQVMRFAIEEINNSTELLPGVSLGYEIFDYCSDLLSYWAALDFLTQKGGGAIPVWNGTHYRPKVISVTGPFGSSQTISVAPLYMSEMIPMVTHGASSVQLSYKTRFPSFFRTIPSDKYQVEAIVRILQQFNWNWVAFIGGDNDYSRDALTVFQDEIRPANICLAYQDTIPQNQSLIGHLFNNIAMFNVRVIVVFANVEFVIPFIQKAIDLRVKEKIWIASETWSMNKELIKKSQIESIGTVLGVTVQRHKDLRGFDEFINNTVKSRHENECTDMDLKERCGQICPDCISTSAQTIIGEDPTYSFVIYSAVHAVAHALHNTLQCGTRICANSEIIAYPYMVTEALKLVKFKLDNQSIEFDENGDPPAHYDIAPVLQCSSECKFGSRRVQTGFHACCFECEICSDGKYINHTALSLLL, from the exons GTTTAAATTTTCCTCAGCAAGCTACCAGCAGATCCAAGTCATGAGGTTTGCTATTGAAGAGATCAACAACTCCACAGAGCTGTTGCCTGGTGTGAGCCTGGGCTATGAGATTTTCGACTACTGCTCTGACTTGCTCAGTTATTGGGCTGCTCTGGACTTTCTGACCCAAAAGGGAGGAGGAGCCATCCCTGTGTGGAACGGAACACACTACAGACCTAAAGTCATCTCAGTCACTGGCCCGTTTGGAAGCAGCCAAACCATCAGTGTCGCCCCTCTGTATATGTCGGAGATGATTCCAATG GTGACTCATGGGGCATCAAGTGTCCAACTAAGCTACAAAACGAGATTTCCCTCATTTTTCCGAACCATTCCCAGTGACAAATATCAGGTGGAGGCTATAGTCCGTATACTCCAACAGTTTAACTGGAACTGGGTGGCTTTCATCGGTGGTGACAATGACTACAGCAGAGATGCCTTGACAGTTTTTCAGGATGAGATTAGACCAGCTAACATCTGTTTGGCTTACCAAGACACCATTCCCCAAAACCAATCCTTAATAGGGCATCTATTCAACAACATAGCCATGTTCAATGTCCGGGTTATTGTAGTCTTTGCCAATGTGGAGTTTGTCATTCCTTTCATCCAGAAGGCCATAGATCTCAGAGTGAAGGAGAAGATATGGATCGCTAGTGAGACATGGTCTATGAACAAAGAGTTGATCAAGAAGAGTCAGATTGAGAGCATAGGGACGGTCTTAGGTGTCACTGTCCAGAGGCACAAGGACCTGAGAGGATTTGATGAGTTCATTAACAACACAGTAAAATCCAGACATGAGAATGAATGCACTGACATGGACTTGAAGGAAAGATGTGGTCAGATTTGCCCTGACTGCATCTCCACCAGTGCCCAGACAATTATTGGAGAGGACCCGACATACAGCTTTGTCATCTACTCTGCAGTGCATGCTGTGGCTCATGCACTCCACAATACTTTGCAGTGTGGGACACGGATCTGTGCCAACTCAGAAATCATCGCTTATCCTTACATG GTCACTGAGGCACTAAAACTGGTCAAATTCAAACTGGACAATCAAAGTATAGAGTTTGATGAGAATGGGGACCCACCGGCTCATTACGACATT GCTCCAGTCCTGCAGTGTTCTAGTGAGTGTAAATTTGGCTCCAGAAGAGTTCAAACTGGCTTCCAcgcctgctgttttgaatgtgaGATCTGCTCTGATGGAAAGTACATCAACCACACAG CTCTGAGTCTTCTCCTATAA